The genomic segment CGGGAGCATGTGAACGGCGATCGGCGGCGCGTGCGCATCGTCAACTGTAATCCCGAGATCCGCAAGATTCTCGAGATTGCCAACTTCGATACACTCTTCGATCTTTCCTGACGTCATGTCGTTGCCGGAGATCCGTCCGCCGCCAGCACTGCGGCGAGCAGAATCTTCGCGGCGCAGTCTGTCGCAGCAGGGCGTCATGCTACAGTAGGCCGGTGTTCCACGCGGAGGTCTGCGCATGTCCTGCTGCGTCTATTATGGGCCGGCGCTGGCCGCCTACGCTTTCGGCCGGGGTCATCCCTTCGGCCCCGATCGGCTGGCTGCGTTCTGGACGCAGTGCCAGGCGGCCGGGCTGGGCGACCGGCTGAGTGTCTGCGCGCCGGTCCAGGCGCAGGATGCGGACATCCTGCGCTTCCACACCGGCGACTATCTCGAGCAGGTCAAACACCAGTCACTGAGCGGTCAGGGCTATCTCGACAGCGGCGACACGCCGGCGTTCGTCGGCATGTACGAGGCCGCGGCCACCGTGGTCGGCAGCGGCCTGGATGCCGCCACGCGGGTGCTGGCCGGTGAGTGCCGGCGCGCCTTCGTGCCGATCGCCGGGCTGCACCATGCGCGCCGCGACGGTGCGGCGGGTTTCTGTGTGTTCAACGACTGCGGCGTGCTCATCGAGACCCTGCGCGCCGTCCACGGCCTCACCCGTATCGCCTATGTGGATATCGATGCCCATCACGGTGATGGCGTGTTCTATGCCTTCGAGGACGATCCGGATGTGATCATCGTCGACCTCCACGAGGACGGGCGCTTTCTCTATCCGGGGACCGGCGCGGCCACCGAGACCGGGCGCGGCCCGGCCGCAGGCAGCAAGCTGAACATCCCGATGCCGCCCAATAGCGACGATGCGGCGGTGCACGCCGTCTGGCCGGCCGCCGAGGCCTTCCTGCGCGCTGCCCGGCCGGAATTCATCCTCCTGCAGTGCGGCGCCGACAGCGTCCGCGGCGACCCGTTGACCCACCTGCAGTACAGCCGGGAACTGCACGGTGAGATCGCCCGGCACCTGTGCAATATCGCCGACGAGGTCTGCCACGGCCGGCTGGTCGCCCTGGGCGGCGGCGGATACGACCGCGCCAACCTGGCGGCCGCCTGGACGGGGGTGGTGGCGGCGCTGGCGGAGGAGGTGTAGGGCCCCGGCCGTAAGCCCGGATGGAGACCGTCCGGCCGGAATCCAGCTACGCGGCTGGGGCATTGGCCACGGAACCACACGGAATCACACAAAAATGTGGGGCCGCAGCCGGTTTTGTAGTCCGTGTATTTCCGCGACCATTCGCTGTGGCGGGCGCGGCATGCAGGGTTTCGAGGCGTAGCCTGACGCACCAGGCATCACGACTTGGGGGTCTTGGTCACGGAAGCACGCGGAAATACATAAAAGGCGGGCTGTGGCGGGTTTTACATTCCGTGTGTTTCCGTGGCCATTCGCTGGGTCGATCGCGGCACGCTTGGAGTGCGGCCTGACGCAGTGGATTCCCCTGCCAACCGTGTGCCACCGCGCGCACCCGCCCGCAGTTGCCATTTGTCCCCGTGCGCCCCCGGGCCCGGGTCTGCGCGCCGGTCCTTCGTGCTATCATGGCCGCCCTTCGCCCCCGCCTGCGTCGGGGGTCCGTTCAGCGCCGGTCCGTCCTCCAATAGTGCGGGCCGGCCGTGTTTACAGGGGTTTGGAATGTTCAGCAAAGACATGGCCATCGCCGGTTTCGATCCGGAACTCTGGGCCGCCATCCAGGGCGAGGAGCAACGGCAGGAAGATCACATCGAACTGATCGCCTCCGAGAACTATGCCAGTCCGCGGGTGATGGCCGCGCAGGGTTCGGTGCTGACCAACAAGTATGCCGAGGGCTATCCGGGCAAGCGCTACTACGGCGGCTGCGAGTTCGTCGATGTCGCCGAGCAACTCGCCATCGACCGTGCCAAGCAGCTGTTCGGTGCCGACTACGCCAACGTCCAGCCGCATTCCGGCTCCCAGGCCAATGCCGCGGTCTATCTGGCACTGCTCAATCCCGGTGACACTATCCTCGGCATGAGCCTTGCCCACGGTGGCCACCTGACCCACGGCGCCAAGGTGAATTTCTCCGGCAAGCTGTTCAACGCCGTGCAGTACGGCCTGAATCCCGACACCGGCCTGATCGATTACGACGAGATCCAGCGCCTGGCGAACGAGCACAAGCCGAAGATGATCGTCGGTGGCTTTTCGGCCTATTCGCGCACGCTGGACTGGAACCGGTTCCGGGCGATCGCCGATTCGGTCGGCGCCCTGCTGTTCGTCGACATGGCACATGTCGCCGGCCTGGTCGCCGCCGGGATCTATCCGAACCCGGTCGCCATCGCCGACGTCACCACCACCACCACCCACAAGACCCTGCGCGGTCCGCGCGGCGGCCTGATCCTGGCGAAGGCCAATCCGGACATCGAGAAGAAACTCAGCTCGATGGTGTTCCCCGGCACCCAGGGCGGCCCGCTGATGCACGTCATCGCCGCCAAGGCGGTGGCCTTCCTGGAGGCACTGCAACCGGAATTCACGGACTACCAGAAACAGGTACTGGCCAATGCCCGCGCCATGGCCGCGGTGATCCAGGACCGCGGCTACAAGATCGTCTCCGACGGCACCGACGACCACCTGTTCCTGGTCGACCTGATCGACAAGGGCATTACCGGCAAGGCTGCCGACGCGGCCCTGGGCAATGCCTACATCACCGTGAACAAGAACGCCGTACCCAACGACCCGCAGTCGCCCTTCGTCACCAGCGGCATCCGGCTCGGCACCCCGGCGGTCACCACGCGCGGTTTCAAAGAGACCGAGGTCAGGACACTGGCCGGCTGGATCTGTGACATCCTCGACGACCTCGAGAACACCGCGGTGCAGGACCAGGTGCGCACACAGGTACTGGCGCTGTGCAAGCGATTTCCGGTGTATGAGCGCTAGAGGCAAGATACAAGATACAAGATACAAGTCGTTCAAGGGATGCTGCGGTTTCCCTTGTACCTTGTACCTTGCATCTTGCATCTGACAATGCCATGCATTGCCCATTCTGCGGCGCCGAAGATACCAAGGTAATCGACTCGCGGCTGGCCAGTGAGGGCGTACAGGTACGCCGCCGGCGCGAATGTCTCAGCTGCGGCGAACGCTTCACCACCTTCGAGGTCGCCGAGCTGGTGATGCCGCGCATCGTCAAGCGCGACGGTACCCGCGATCCGTTCAACGAGGCCAAGTTGCGGGGGGGCATCGTGCGCGCCCTGGAAAAACGGCCGGTGCCGACCGAACGCATCGAGGACGCGATCAACCACATCCAACAGCGCATGCGCGCCAGCGGCGAGCGCGAAATTCACTCGTCACAGCTGGGTGAATGGGTGATGAATGAACTGCGCAAGCTGGATCAGGTCGCCTACGTGCGTTTCGCCTCGGTATACCGCAGCTTCCAGGACGTGAATGCCTTCCGCGAGGAGATCGAACGGCTGGAAAGGGGGGCGACACCGGAAGAGGAGCGTGATCAGCTGCTGTTGTTGGATGAAAAGCAGAGACCAGGGCCGAGGGACTAGGGACTAGGTGCTAGGGAAACCCCACGATCTTTCCCTCGGCCCTAGAACCTAGGACCTAGGACCTGGAACGTCATATGTTCATCAGCGACGACCACCGGTACATGGCCCGCGCGTTGCAACTCGCCGAACGCGGTCTGTACACGACCGATCCGAATCCGCGTGTGGGCTGCGTGCTGGTGCGTGCGGGTGAGATCGTCGGTGAGGGTTGGCACGAACGTGCCGGCGGGCCGCACGCCGAGGTGCAGGCGTTGCGCGCGGCGGGTGAGCAGGCGCGCGGCGCGACGGCCTATGTCACATTGGAGCCGTGCGGTCATCACGGGCGCACGCCACCGTGCAGTGACGCCTTGATCGGCGCCGGTGTGACCCGTGTGATCGCCGGCCTGCAGGACCCGAATCCGCGCGTCGCGGGCGACGGCCTGGCGCAACTGCGGGCGGCCGGCATCGATACGCGGATCGGCCTGCTCGCGACCGAATCCGCGGCGCTCAATCCGGGCTTCGTCAGCCGCATGCGTCGCGGCCGGCCGTATGTGCGCTGCAAGCTGGCCATGAGCCTGGACGGTCGTACCGCCATGGCGTCGGGCGAGTCGAAGTGGATCACCGGTGAGCACGCGCGCGCCGATGTGCAGCGCCTGCGGGCGCGCAGCAGCGCGATCGTGACGGGTGTGGGCACGGCACTGATGGACGATCCATCGTTGACAGTGCGCCTGGACAACGGCGCCCCCGGCGACGTCCGTCAGCCGCTGCGGGTCGTTCTGGATACGCGGCTGCGCCTGCCAGTGACGGCGAAGCTGTTGGCGCAACCGGGCCGGACGCTGGTGTTGACGGCGCACGCCGAACCGGGCGCACGCGCGGCGCTCGAAGGGGCCGGTGCGGAGGTACTGTCCCTGCCGGCGGGCACGGGCGGCGTCGATCTCGCAGCGGTGCTGCAGACCCTGGCGGCACGTGACATCAACGAGGTATTGCTGGAGTGCGGCGCCGTGCTGGCGGGTAGTTTCCTGCACGCCGGGCTGATCGACGAACTGGTGATCTACCTGGCGCCGACGCTGCTCGGCGACGCCGCGCGCGGGCTGTTCCACCTGCCGGGCCTGGGGCGCATGGCACAGAAGATCGCGCTGGACATTCGCGATATCCGCAAGGTCGGTGACGACTGGCGCATCACGGCTGGCATCAGAGACAAGAGGCAAGAGGCAAGAGACAAGTCATGAAAATTTCCACGCAGCCGGTTTTATTGCTTGCCTCTTGCCTCTTGCCTCTTGCATCTGTGCGCAAGCACTAGAATGTTCACAGGCATCATACAAGCCGTCGGCGAGATCGCCGCGCTGGAGCCGCAGGGCGGCGATCTGCGCCTGCGCGTGCGTACCGGCAAACTCGATCTCGGCGACGTGCGGCCCGGCGACAGCATCGCGGTCAGCGGTGTGTGCCTCACGGCCGTGGAACTGCCGGGCGATGGTTTCTGGGCCGATGTCTCGGGCGAGACACTGGCGCATACCGTCATCGGTGACCTGAAGGCGGGCGCGCGGGTGAATCTGGAAAAGGCGCTCCTGCCGACCACGCGTCTGGGTGGGCATCTGGTCAGCGGCCATGTCGATGGAGTCGGTGAGGTCATCGAGCGCCGCTCGGATGCGCGCTCCGAGCGTCTGCGCATCCGCGCCCCGCAGGGGCTGGCACGCTACATCGCAGCCAAGGGCTCGATCTGTGTGGATGGTGTCAGCCTGACGGTGAATGCGGTCGAACGTAATGTATTCGAGCTCAATATCGTCCCGCACACGCTGGCCGAGACCACGCTCGATGAGTACCGGCCGGGTCGCCGGGTGAATCTGGAAGTGGATCTGATCGCCCGCTACCTCGAGCGCCTGCTGCTCGGCGACACCGTGGCGGAAGGCGGACAGGACATCACCCTGGAGCTCCTGCGCGCACACGGCTTTGCGCGGGAGTGAGTAGGTTGGTATTAACCACGAAGGACACGAAGGAAAATCGTTCAATACTTGTTGCAAGAGAAGCGTTCTTTCTCCGAGATGGGTTACTCCATGCGAAGGGAGATCGAAGCTTCGCTTTCACTTTGATCGAAGATTTTCCTTCGTGTCCTTCGTGTCCTTCGTGGTAAATCATAAGTTTGTTTGGAGTCGGCAATGGCATTGAACACCGTCGAAGAGCTCATCGAGGACCTGCGTCAGGGCAGGATGATCATCCTGATGGACGACGAGGATCGCGAGAATGAGGGCGATCTCGTCATGGCCGCGAGCAAGGTGCGTCCGGAGGATATCAACTTCATGGCCAAGTACGGCCGTGGTCTGGTGTGTCTGACACTGACGCGCGAGCGCTGCCGGCAGTTGAACCTGCCACTGATGGTCAATGACAACACCTCATCGCACTCGACCAATTTCACGGTATCTATCGAAGCGGCCGAGGGTGTGACCACCGGTATTTCGGCGCAGGACCGCGCGGTAACGGTCCAGGCGGCGGTGGCCCCCGATGCGGAGCCCGGTGACATCGTCACGCCCGGGCATATCTTCCCGCTCATGGCCAAGCCCGGCGGCGTGCTCACCCGTGCCGGCCACACCGAGGCAGGCTGCGATCTGGTGCGTCTGGCGGGTCTGGAGCCGGCCGCGGCCATCGTCGAGATCCTCAACGAGGACGGCAGCATGGCGCGGCGGCCCGACCTGGAGCGCTTTGCTGCCGAACACAAGCTCAAGATCGGCACTATCGCCGATCTGATTCATTACCGCATCGAGAATGAGAAGACCGTCGAGCGCGTTGCCGCGTGCGACCTGCCGACGGAGTTCGGTGACTTCCGGCTGGTGGCCTATGAGGACTCCATCGAGAAGGACGTACATCTCGCGTTGGTCTACGGCGAGCCGGACGTGCAGCAGCCGGTGCTGGTGCGGGTGCACGTGCA from the Gammaproteobacteria bacterium genome contains:
- the ribD gene encoding bifunctional diaminohydroxyphosphoribosylaminopyrimidine deaminase/5-amino-6-(5-phosphoribosylamino)uracil reductase RibD, with translation MARALQLAERGLYTTDPNPRVGCVLVRAGEIVGEGWHERAGGPHAEVQALRAAGEQARGATAYVTLEPCGHHGRTPPCSDALIGAGVTRVIAGLQDPNPRVAGDGLAQLRAAGIDTRIGLLATESAALNPGFVSRMRRGRPYVRCKLAMSLDGRTAMASGESKWITGEHARADVQRLRARSSAIVTGVGTALMDDPSLTVRLDNGAPGDVRQPLRVVLDTRLRLPVTAKLLAQPGRTLVLTAHAEPGARAALEGAGAEVLSLPAGTGGVDLAAVLQTLAARDINEVLLECGAVLAGSFLHAGLIDELVIYLAPTLLGDAARGLFHLPGLGRMAQKIALDIRDIRKVGDDWRITAGIRDKRQEARDKS
- a CDS encoding serine hydroxymethyltransferase, which translates into the protein MFSKDMAIAGFDPELWAAIQGEEQRQEDHIELIASENYASPRVMAAQGSVLTNKYAEGYPGKRYYGGCEFVDVAEQLAIDRAKQLFGADYANVQPHSGSQANAAVYLALLNPGDTILGMSLAHGGHLTHGAKVNFSGKLFNAVQYGLNPDTGLIDYDEIQRLANEHKPKMIVGGFSAYSRTLDWNRFRAIADSVGALLFVDMAHVAGLVAAGIYPNPVAIADVTTTTTHKTLRGPRGGLILAKANPDIEKKLSSMVFPGTQGGPLMHVIAAKAVAFLEALQPEFTDYQKQVLANARAMAAVIQDRGYKIVSDGTDDHLFLVDLIDKGITGKAADAALGNAYITVNKNAVPNDPQSPFVTSGIRLGTPAVTTRGFKETEVRTLAGWICDILDDLENTAVQDQVRTQVLALCKRFPVYER
- the ribB gene encoding 3,4-dihydroxy-2-butanone-4-phosphate synthase, whose translation is MALNTVEELIEDLRQGRMIILMDDEDRENEGDLVMAASKVRPEDINFMAKYGRGLVCLTLTRERCRQLNLPLMVNDNTSSHSTNFTVSIEAAEGVTTGISAQDRAVTVQAAVAPDAEPGDIVTPGHIFPLMAKPGGVLTRAGHTEAGCDLVRLAGLEPAAAIVEILNEDGSMARRPDLERFAAEHKLKIGTIADLIHYRIENEKTVERVAACDLPTEFGDFRLVAYEDSIEKDVHLALVYGEPDVQQPVLVRVHVQGTLCDLLGARTGDCGWPLRHALERVAREGSGVIIVLGKPEDPASLVRRIRYYAEAGPHSEPPRRGGGREELRTYGIGAQILADLGITRMRVLSAPKKMHAITGFGLEVVEYVSGD
- the nrdR gene encoding transcriptional regulator NrdR; translation: MHCPFCGAEDTKVIDSRLASEGVQVRRRRECLSCGERFTTFEVAELVMPRIVKRDGTRDPFNEAKLRGGIVRALEKRPVPTERIEDAINHIQQRMRASGEREIHSSQLGEWVMNELRKLDQVAYVRFASVYRSFQDVNAFREEIERLERGATPEEERDQLLLLDEKQRPGPRD
- a CDS encoding riboflavin synthase, yielding MFTGIIQAVGEIAALEPQGGDLRLRVRTGKLDLGDVRPGDSIAVSGVCLTAVELPGDGFWADVSGETLAHTVIGDLKAGARVNLEKALLPTTRLGGHLVSGHVDGVGEVIERRSDARSERLRIRAPQGLARYIAAKGSICVDGVSLTVNAVERNVFELNIVPHTLAETTLDEYRPGRRVNLEVDLIARYLERLLLGDTVAEGGQDITLELLRAHGFARE
- a CDS encoding acetoin utilization protein AcuC, translating into MSCCVYYGPALAAYAFGRGHPFGPDRLAAFWTQCQAAGLGDRLSVCAPVQAQDADILRFHTGDYLEQVKHQSLSGQGYLDSGDTPAFVGMYEAAATVVGSGLDAATRVLAGECRRAFVPIAGLHHARRDGAAGFCVFNDCGVLIETLRAVHGLTRIAYVDIDAHHGDGVFYAFEDDPDVIIVDLHEDGRFLYPGTGAATETGRGPAAGSKLNIPMPPNSDDAAVHAVWPAAEAFLRAARPEFILLQCGADSVRGDPLTHLQYSRELHGEIARHLCNIADEVCHGRLVALGGGGYDRANLAAAWTGVVAALAEEV